One Echinicola strongylocentroti DNA window includes the following coding sequences:
- a CDS encoding HlyD family secretion protein, with protein MEILLLLIYASIVWLIFFKLKLLPWNTVSQVIVITIPVVALTLLILFLNLMAPSSHDVRVMNYNVEVVPRVTGLVVDVPVAPNEHVKKGDTLFRIDPTPFQLKVNTLEAKLPGLEANLVSAEAFDRELESQITTANNHIRVINTQIELALKRLDQTRELAQSGAGTRFDYEDAETNLKNLEAQLAVAESEKSQIIQKLSAQSDEGELAEISEARAALEQAKSDLALARWELDQTVYRAPANGRVVNLQLRTGAMAVQFPIKPVMTFVEDEQWVVALYAQNELRMVEEGNEAEIALRTHPNRIIRCTVDHIVWANAQGQLTASGRIPDTREQGHHEGKFAVRLTINDDEDIFLAPGAIGQGAIYTEHGKLIHLIRKVIIRVGTKLDWLILKLH; from the coding sequence ATGGAAATATTATTACTGCTTATATATGCCAGTATTGTCTGGTTGATATTTTTCAAGTTAAAACTCCTGCCTTGGAACACTGTTTCCCAGGTTATTGTCATTACCATACCTGTGGTGGCGCTCACCCTGCTCATTCTTTTTCTCAACCTAATGGCCCCCTCTTCCCATGATGTCCGGGTGATGAACTATAATGTAGAAGTGGTACCAAGGGTGACCGGATTAGTGGTGGACGTACCTGTAGCACCCAATGAACATGTAAAGAAAGGCGATACGCTTTTCCGAATAGACCCTACCCCATTTCAGCTAAAAGTAAACACCTTGGAAGCCAAACTTCCGGGATTAGAGGCCAATTTGGTCAGTGCAGAGGCTTTCGATCGGGAGTTAGAGTCCCAAATCACCACCGCCAATAACCACATCAGGGTCATCAACACCCAAATAGAGCTGGCCTTAAAACGCTTGGACCAAACCCGTGAATTGGCCCAAAGTGGTGCAGGGACCAGGTTTGATTATGAAGACGCAGAAACCAACCTCAAAAATTTAGAAGCTCAGCTGGCAGTGGCCGAATCTGAGAAATCCCAAATCATCCAAAAACTCTCCGCCCAGTCTGATGAAGGTGAATTGGCCGAAATATCGGAAGCACGAGCAGCGCTTGAACAGGCCAAATCTGACCTGGCACTAGCAAGGTGGGAACTGGATCAGACCGTTTACCGTGCTCCGGCCAATGGAAGGGTAGTCAATCTACAATTGAGGACTGGCGCTATGGCTGTCCAGTTTCCCATCAAACCAGTGATGACATTTGTAGAGGACGAACAATGGGTCGTGGCCCTTTATGCACAGAATGAACTAAGAATGGTCGAAGAGGGCAACGAAGCGGAAATCGCCCTTCGCACCCACCCCAACAGGATCATCAGGTGTACCGTGGATCACATCGTCTGGGCCAACGCACAAGGACAACTGACCGCCTCAGGCCGGATTCCCGATACCCGTGAGCAAGGACATCACGAAGGAAAGTTCGCCGTGAGGCTTACTATAAATGATGATGAGGATATATTCCTTGCCCCAGGAGCTATCGGACAAGGAGCTATTTATACCGAGCATGGAAAGTTGATCCACTTGATCCGGAAGGTGATCATCCGTGTGGGCACGAAGCTGGATTGGCTGATCCTCAAACTGCATTGA
- a CDS encoding DUF3302 domain-containing protein, translating into MKITPKKSRWILSLVLALYWPLLAQAQTFEDKIADVISWVALIVAPIVGIGAFLMVHVLPEKIAEKRQHPQAQAIKTLCILSLFFGGVLWPLAWLWAYSMPVFYKMAYGTDKGDYHEETLKEFNQSKNKDQGKP; encoded by the coding sequence ATGAAAATCACACCTAAAAAGTCAAGATGGATACTGTCCTTAGTTTTGGCATTATACTGGCCTTTACTGGCCCAGGCCCAAACTTTCGAAGACAAGATCGCAGATGTGATCAGTTGGGTAGCACTTATCGTAGCTCCTATTGTAGGAATCGGCGCCTTCCTTATGGTGCATGTCCTTCCAGAAAAAATTGCTGAGAAACGACAGCACCCCCAAGCCCAGGCAATCAAGACACTTTGTATCCTATCACTGTTCTTCGGAGGGGTACTATGGCCATTGGCTTGGTTATGGGCTTATTCCATGCCTGTTTTCTACAAAATGGCCTATGGCACGGACAAGGGTGATTATCATGAAGAGACATTAAAGGAATTTAATCAAAGTAAAAATAAAGATCAGGGCAAACCCTGA